In the bacterium genome, one interval contains:
- a CDS encoding type II secretion system protein: MKLAMGNLEKMMKMNHSRKHIKTEKGVTLIETLIVVGILGILVGILLIPFFISAQNSMKIQANYMIAEQNARCAVSWLTARIRGAYQILDNQVIDDVKFESQPYGTMSLISYSTNQKGDIVMRLNPDVGTDTIVWNIYRYRLIEQGVEKGNELREEKYEALNTRDNNPLNGSWTCFYVGSMTTAIVASNIMLGTLTPGLGTPGLQFKYWDNAGNGTTPVNSLSMGVYVITEGGRSKSKGTNTPFYQQSRLQSDIITLRRLSPSL, from the coding sequence TAAAAACAGAAAAAGGCGTTACGCTAATTGAGACATTAATTGTTGTGGGAATATTGGGAATTTTAGTCGGTATCCTGCTAATTCCTTTCTTTATCTCTGCTCAAAACTCTATGAAAATCCAGGCTAATTATATGATTGCTGAACAAAATGCCAGATGTGCAGTATCGTGGTTAACCGCAAGAATAAGAGGAGCATATCAGATATTGGATAACCAAGTAATAGACGATGTAAAATTTGAAAGTCAACCCTATGGAACAATGAGCCTGATTTCATATTCAACTAACCAAAAAGGTGATATTGTGATGAGATTGAATCCTGATGTGGGAACTGATACAATTGTCTGGAACATATATCGATATAGATTAATCGAGCAAGGTGTGGAAAAAGGTAATGAACTGCGAGAAGAAAAATATGAGGCATTAAATACCAGAGATAATAACCCACTAAATGGTAGCTGGACTTGTTTTTATGTAGGAAGTATGACGACCGCAATAGTTGCCTCTAATATTATGTTAGGAACTCTAACTCCAGGATTAGGAACTCCAGGATTACAATTTAAGTATTGGGATAATGCCGGAAATGGAACTACTCCAGTAAATAGTCTATCTATGGGCGTCTATGTAATTACCGAGGGAGGCAGAAGTAAATCAAAAGGGACTAATACACCGTTTTATCAACAATCACGATTACAATCAGACATAATCACATTAAGGAGATTATCTCCAAGTCTTTAA